The sequence catttacccctcatcatgatctcatccaaatatggcacacAAGTAATCTATTTTtgtagtttcatctctaatcctgtgctgtcatttaactcccaatatccttctgagggctttgttctcaaagctactaaatctattggagatggtttcattgtcataccatgactcatgtccatagagtaataccgatctcactaaactgatgtatagtttgatttttatatgcaatttcaggcgatttgatttccaaactttacttaacctagcctttgtctgatttgtttcaatctttcactaaattctaattctaaagaccctgtattggagatcatagttcttaaataattaaaatcattctacctcattaatagttTCTCCtacccatgatatttcatcttccattgcatactccgttctcatcatctctgtctttcttctatctatcttgagcccaaccttgtgcgatatttcatgcattctggtaagcaagcatttcaaaccctgtggtgttctactaacaaggatagcatcatcagcatactttaggtctgctaaatttctatcaccaatccagtccaatccttctccaccatctctgactgttctacacattacaaaatccatgaggaggataaacaacatacgtgacaacacattcccttgcagtactccgctgttcactgggaatttatttgataagactccattaacattaactttgcacatgctatgctcatgaacagacttaattaaatttacatcgtcaagagaattccataataacacaggactctccacaaaattgtccagtgcacactatcaaaggctttttcgtagtcaacaaatgccatcaaaagagcgtttctatattctacgcattgctgtacatgtctcaaaatgaaaattaggtcagtgcaacttctaccttttctaaatcctgcttgttcatctcacaacttttcatccatctttctctccagtctctttagaataagcatactatatattgtcataacaattgacgtaagtgttatgcctctgtaattattgcaatcagtcaggtctccattttttggctattttcacctacactcctaactcccatgcctcttcgtgccacattctacaaaaaataatcttataagtagtctgggagtcacttcattttcggccagtatcatctcggcagttattccatcgtatcccggggctttccatctcttagctttttgaggatagcttcgatttcaaacacactaaattcattcacgggaacatcaaggtctttatcagcttcaggtatatcaattaaaattattcccttcatatctcctattcataacttcactaaagtgttccatccaacgttgtctttcttcatcttatgttgctataacagaaccatctctctttttgatgggtatatgctgcttcttctttgccccagtcgagatttcataaataattctatgagcactcttacatcatagccagttcccgaattcatagcatagtcagcctcatctgctttactgtccaaATAATCTCTCCAGTCAGTCCTGGCTTTTCGTCTATTTGCAATTTCCTGATACAACAGACAACTAACAATTTACCCTTGCAATAAACCGGTCTAGGTGGGGCTGCACTCTCCTATTATGcagtacgaagaagaagaagaagaagggggagagagagagagagagagagagagagagagagagagagagagagagagagagagagagagagagagagagagggccaaggCTACTTGGGTTTCTTCTCGTCTATTGCCTAGCAactacgtcctctctctctctctctctctctctctctctctctctctctctctctctctctctctctctctctgaaatattctTAAAGGAGGTAAAGACTCAAAATTTATTTGGAAAAACCTATGCAAATATCAAGATTTTAAGAAATCAATTTTAATATACaatacataccatacatatataaTGGATggaataaatgtattaatacacttTTCAAGTTTCAGAATATCCTGTGATCTAAAAatttatagacagatagataatcgATGTAATACTTCAACTGAATAAATAATTTTACCCAATGACAAATAAAATATggcaaattgataaaaaaaaatcgttcGCTTTATACATAGACaagaatttaaatatgtttttgtttgtttaaagaagtattattattaatagataggGACCTATACTTGACTTACTGAAAACCCATATTTCGCCAAATTTCTGGGACCAATGCCATCTTGATTCCAAGGCCAGCCCCCACATACCCTGATTATGTAATGAAAACAGCTATGGTTCAGGGACACTATACCCTGTGGGATGCTACATCTATGGGACACTATACTCGGTGGAATACTATACTATGTGAGACACTATACTCTGCATAATGCTATACCATATGAGACACTATACTCTGTGGGATGATATAACCTGTGCGACGCTATACCCTGCGGGACATTATACCCAGTGGGGTGCTTTACCCTATGTGATGCTATACCTTGTGGGAAACTATACCCTGTGGGGGCCTATACCCTTTGGTACACTATACTCTTTGGGATCTTATACCCTGTGGGACATTATACCTTGTGTGGCACTATACTATGTGGTACACTATACTCTTGTGGGATCATATACCCTGTGGGGCACTATACTCTGTGGGAAACTATACTCTGTGGGACACTATACTCTTTGTGATCTTAGACCCCGTGGAACACTATAACTTGTGAGGCACTATACTCTGTGGTACACTATACTCTTTGGGATCTTATACCTTGTGGGACACTATACTCTTAGGTACACTATACTCTTGTGGGATCCTATACCCTGTGGGGCACTATACTCAGCGGGAGACTATACTCTTTGGGATCATACCCTGTGGGACACAATACCCTTCGGGACAAAATACCCTGTGGTACACTATACTGTGTGAGACTCTGTGTGACACTATATTCTGTGGGACACTTTACCCTGTGGGGCACTATACTGACTGACTGTGGGATACTATTCTCTGTGGGGCACTACCCTGTGGGTCACTATACCCTGTGGGATACTATACTCTATCGGAAGCTATTCCCTGAGGAACACTATACTCGGTTAGTCACTAAACAATCCCAAATAGATTATCACTTAGTAAAATCATGTGAACTTCATGACCAAACCCCGGGGCCAGGAGGGTCAGTCAGTATGCAAGTGCTACTACAGGGAGCGCCTTGAAGTTGCACACTGATGTTGAAATTTAAacgcccctcatgaatggcagaggcaaggggcagtgacattgccctagagactgaccacatatgcatatgatcatcacccaattcccctctccacccaaactaggaccagggaggaccaggcaatggctgctgatgactcactgcGTAGATAtaaaggctccccaaacccccaattATTAGcagacaaggagggtgaggttgcagtcagtaaagaaactatagagtttgaacggggctcgaaccacagtccagcgaccgccaggcagggacgtttccaataggccaccaaaacccctaatgtatgtatgaatacatttttaaATGAAGTTGGAAGAAATGAAGCAGAGGACTAAAAAGTGGGTGGGAAAGCCCTCTAGTAACTACAGTGCGCCATGTTATAGCTGACATCATTCGCACCAGTTATAAAAATTAAGCTAAATTTTATAACTTCAAAGAAAACAAATTTTGCATTGAAATATAAAGGGAACAGTATCGCgcctaaaaatattaaatacaaaatcTTAGATTTGCAATAATGTATCAAGTAAGGTTGTCGTTGACTCTATTGATACGAGAAATTACTAAATAGCATTATAGGTCTTTTTGAAATCAGTTTGAATTAGAATTCTAGTCGTCTCCCTTCCTCAGACTGGAAGAGAATGGTGGAAACAATGCTAGCTACGTcgttaaatacataaatacataatgatgataatgacataaATAATCATTGCAAACATAAGCTCATGATCAAGGTATACAGTTGATCTTAAATatgtattatttctatatatatatatatatatatatatatatttatatatatatatatttatatatatacagtatatatatatatatatatatatgtatttatatatacatatacatatatatatttcataaaaaaataataatattaataattgattaaaaacaattattcaattattattttcaaaatattttattaattaataattatttcataaatcgtttacctatttctttatttactttcctcactgggctatttttccctgttggatcccttggccttatagcatcttgcttttccaactagggttgtcgcttagctaaaataataataataataataataataataataataataataataataataacaacaataataaaaataataataataataataataataataatattgaggattACATTTTCACAGTAAACCCACCCAggggatactgagagagagagagagagagagagagagagagagagagataaagagagagagagctttaccttgccttattgccttattctatgtttgggttcccccaggtccctcagtgtgaggcacctcgtatatccaccaaagagttgcttatgcatcttccggtgtattttgcatcttccagtcttggatggtctgggatgcatcttaggtatttatcgagcttattcttaaacgcatctacgctcactcctgatatgtttcttagatgagctggcagcgcattaaatagtcgctgcattatcgatgctggtgcgtagtggattaatgtcctgtgtgccttccttagttttcttggtatagttttgggcactatcaaactacctcggcttgctctttctgatatttttagctccatgatgttttcagtaattccttcgatttgcttccatgcttgtattatcatgtagcgctctcttctcctttctagactgtacagttttaaaaattgcagtctttcccagtagtcaaggtccttaactacttctattctagcagtaaaggacctttgtacactctctagatgtgcaatatccttttggtactgtgggtaccatatcacattgcagtactcaggTGTACTACGTACTCAAGTTTTGtagagcataatcatgtgttcagctttttttgttttgaacttttaaagtgtctgaatagcattcccatttttgctttacatttagccaacagtgtagtgttgctatttggtcgttgcataacatattcctgtttaacacagagagagagagagagagagagagagagagagagagagagagatatttacgtcaccactgtttgtggtttttttttatggaaatccaGGGGCAAATGTACTGTCCTTCTGTAAATAACAAAACATTTACTAAGAACAATGAACCACTGACTGAGAATCAAAGATTACCCATATGAAATGTAACGTAGAGAAATGAATGAAAGTCACACATCAATCCATAAGATAAAAGGATCCGAGAGACAATTCCTTCCCAAGGCGACAAAGAAAATCAGGTATAGGGTTGAAATATCAAAGAAATGACCCAGCTCTTGCAGAAGGCTTTATCAGCTGCAGAATATTGCAATTTAAGAAATTGATTGCCAAATATTTGTAAGGTCGAAAAGTATTTGGGTTAATGAATATTTCCATGGGaacttttagtgtgtgtgtgtgtgtgcatatatatatagatatatatatatatatatatatatatatattttaatatatataatatatatatgtatgtatatatagtaggttggccagagcaccagccacccgttgagatactaccactaaagtgctatggggtcctttgactggccagaccgtactacattggatccttctctctggttacggttatttttccccattgcctacacatacaatgaatagtctggtctattctttacatattctcctctgtcctcatacacctaacaacactgagattaccaaacaattcttcttcacctaaggggttaactacagaaTTGTAATtggtcagtgactactttcctcttggcgaggatagaagagactctttaggtatggtaagcaggtcttgtaggagaaggacactccaaaatcaaaccattgttctctagtcttgggtagtgctatagcctctgtaccacggttttccattgtcttgggttagagttctcttgcttgaaggtacactcgggcacactgttttatctaatttctcctcatcttgttttgttaaagttttaatagtctatataagaaatatttattttattgttgttattgtccttaaaatatattatttttccttgtttcctatcctcactgggctaatttccctattggggcccctgggcataatcatagcatcctgctttccaattggggttatagcttagcaagtaataataataataataataataataataataatatatatgcatatatatacatatatatactgtatatacatatgtatgtatatgtgtatttataaatgcatatacggtatatatatatatatatatatatgcatatatatatgcatatatatatatatatatatgtatgtatatgtatatatatttaaacttgtGCATTAAATATACacggtagtgtatatatatgtttaatataaataccggtgtatatgtgtgtatgtatgtgtgtatatatgtatatatatagtgtgtgtatatatgtatatatatagtgtgtaaatatatatatatatatatatatgtgtgtgtgtgtgtgtgtgtgtgtgtgtgtgtaaatatcaaccaaaatggcatttgataccgaattctacgtttgggaatgtatatccaatggaaattcatttatgataacagcttctggctgggcagagattcgaacataTGCCTCTTAGCCGACACTATGCCTGAGAGGACTATAaaaatcgagctatcaagagagagaaaTATAAGTTCATGCTaagtttcggctaagaggcataggttcgaatctctgcccagccagaatctgttatcataaatgaacttccagtagatatacattcccaaacgtagaattcggtatgaaatgccattttggttgatatttacactgattaaaatcacaagtgttagtgatatatatatatatatatatacatatatatatttatatataaatatatatatatatatatatatatttatatatataaatatatatatatatatttatatatatatatatttatatatatatatatatacatatatatatgaatatagatatatatatatatatatatatacatatatatatatatatatatatatttatatacatatatctgttacataaaatatatacatgcagtatatataatattcatatattacataaCTGCATATAATTATGTACAACCCCCTATGCGCTAAAGAGAAGATGCCCACATACTCCCCGCCCCGTTAAAAAAAGCAAGAATGATGGGAGTGTTGGGGCTAAGGTAAGGCGTACACTGCACAGGGCGTGGTCGAAAGATGAGCACCTATATAAAGCTCTTCGACTCATCTGCTCGACATCACAACACCGCATCTTCACTCGACCTCAGCCGGGATTGTCTGTGGAATTCAGTTTGTCTCCTGACCTGATTCTTCTTCTTTGTAACAACATGAAGTTCGTTGTAAGTAGACAGAGGTGTTGGAAGGTGATAGTTATAAAGAGGGGCGACTTTATTTTAAGTATGGTTTCAGAGGGGTGGTATTTTAGCAATATTGAAAGGTGTTCTGTGTTGATATATGGAgggtgatatacagtatacatgcatacgtacattatatagaagggactgattctctctctctctctctctctctctctctctctctctctctatatatatatatatatataatatatatatatgatatataactatataaaacaaAGCAATTATTATTCGCGACTTTTAGAcgagtgtgtgtaatatatatatatatatatatatacatatatatatatatatatatataaacagaaataaatGTGCATTTCTGGGTGAAACTTCTAGATTAAGTGATTGCAGCCAACAAACGCCACAGAATAATCCCAAAAGAACTAGGTGCAACAAACTTCCTAAAGTTAATATCTTGATTTAATGATCTAATTACGCGGAGGTGGATGGGAGTGGCAATCAAAGGGAAAAGGAGAATAGGGTCCAAGAAATAGTTTAGTAAATTGATTATCAGTATattaaaataaattgtaaaatcaatatatgattgaatattttgtttgtttggatGTACTGGAAAGTTTATTGCACCTGGGTTTCATTCACGATTCAGCTGTCATGAGTATGAATATGACAGTGACCGCTGCTTTGTTTTGATTGGGAGTTACACCCAGTATacagcacaaacaaacacacacacacacacacacacacatatatatatatatatatatatattctccgaaGTGTATATAACCTAAACacagtgtatagatatatacataaaattgtattgaatacatacacacatacagtatacatacgtataatagatggacattaagtaaaCAAAATGGAtcgctagagattgcaaacgaagtaaagggaaggaagagaagacgatggactgacgagctaagaaaacttcgggtatacactggcatagaaagaccataaacagacgcgaatggaagaacatgtctgaggcctttgttctgcaggctgatgatatatatatacacgtgtatatatatatatatatatatatattatacatacacacacacatacacacacaaatatatgtatatatatatatatatatatatgtgtgtgtatatatatatatatatatattatatatatatatatatatatatttatatatatatttatatatatatttatatatatacatataaatatatataatatatatatatatatatatatatgagtaattataCTTTTGCAAAACtaataaaacaaatgaaagacGCGAGTTATATGGtaatatgatatatgataattCTAGAATAAGAACAAGAGGGTCTGCTCTCCTACTTAGCATCTCAATATACTTTTCTCTTACTACACAAATTCCCAAGTAAATCTCCAGCCACTAAATACTTTGTGACTGATGCAATTCTAAATATTACAAATTTAATTAATTAGTTATTCACTAGACatattggggttgtggtggccgatgtggtaacgtccctaacgtccctgactggtgatcaccggacgggggttcgagtccctctcaaactcattagttcctttggtcgctgcaatcacaccatctttgtgagctaaggaaggggtatttgtgggagcctatagatctatctgctgagtaatcagcagcctttgcctggccctccctggtcctagcttgggtggagagtgggcttgggtgctgatcatatgtatatatggttagtctctagggcactgtactgcttgctagggtaatggaactgccccttgcctcttccattcatgaacggcttttaaacaaACAAATTAGTTCAATATGTTTATTATAGACTATTGATTTAGTAATaaacttttttcattatttatttcatagattcattcttgagacctctctctctctctctctctctctctctctctctctctctctctctccggccttTTTAAGGACACTGCATAAGAAGAAGACAATGGACAAATCAAGGCTACTTACCCAAGGCCAAAGACGCTTATGCCcaagctccagagagagagagagagagagagatagagagagagagagagagagagagagagagagagagagagagagattgtaaataatAACAATAGGAACACAATAGAAATTAAGAGGAATCTTAAATAGGATCAAAATGATATACTTAATTTCTTAGGTATTATAAGAGCAATTGTAGAGTTTGTAAATGAATAGGATTAAATATTATGAAATAGGGAGTAGGGAGTAGACATTATGGAGGGAGGATAATGGAGTTTATTTCCAATAAattgttctttttcttgttttcacaatatataaaataaaatttataaaatatataatctaaaacataaaaatataaaatatataatataaaacatagaatttcaaacataaaatataaaacatataatataaaacaaaatataaaatattttcaatacaaaaaaaaatataattgtactaaaaaaaaaatatttcaaatgtactttaaagaaaaaaaaatatttttcctaatgaaaattatcttttttcgCCCCATGAATCTAACAGTGACTATAATTTTTCGTTTGCTGAAGCCACCCTACATAGATAAACACAACATTGACTGACGGTTGCGAGTTTATAAAAATTatcgaattaataaaaataaataattatttgcaaattcattcaaaacaataaaatcataaatacaactaatagtgaaaattattatcatttcaaataaaaatattaaacatgCTAGGAATAATGAaacatgatgatgatcatgatcaatTATgggaatatattctctctctcttttgttttcccCATCCTCATCACCaatatccttatcatcatcaccatcatcatcgagTCATCACCATCacaaacatcatcattatcatcttgatcatcatcatcatcatcatcgtcatcatgtcatcataatcatcgtcacgtcatcaccatcatcacaacAATCATCATCATACTGATCAtcactaccatcatcatcatcactatcatcttcatcctcatcatgtcatcataatcatcacgtCATcactactatcatcattatcatcttcatcatcatcatgtcatcataatcatcgtcacgtcatcaccatcatcgtcaacATCATCATCGTTTTTATTATCAacatcgtcatcaccatcatcataaccAATTAAAATTCCTAAATAACCCTCGCCGGTGACCTCACTTGACCTGACCTCCCCTCCGTTCCAGGTGGTACTCGTGGCCCTAGCTGCCATCTGTtacgccgacgacgacgacgacagtGACGAGGTCATGACCTTCAGCGAGGTCCGCATGACCCCTCTGATACCCCAGGTCAGGTCCCTCAGCAACCCAATCCCCTCCCACGTCCCCCTGGTCCAGACCCTTCCAGCTGCTACCCTGAAGACCGCCGCAAACACCATCGTCCACGGTCAGTCCTCAGTTCCAGCCGTTATGAGGATCCCAACGCCTGGAATCAAATTTGACATTCCAGCAACCCAGGGAATTGCTCTTCCAGTTGAAAGGACCATCCATGCCCCAGCCACCATCCAGGCTCCAGCCCCTACCGTCAAAGTCGAGACTCCAGTTCCAACCCTGAGGACTGGAGTCTCCATCGTCCACAGCCAATCTTCCAGCCCGGCCGTGACGAAGATTTCCAAACCTGACGTGAAGTTCCAGGTACCAGCTGCTCCCGAGAGCTCCCTGTTCCAGCATTTCAGGGCTCTCCCCCTTCCCTATTACTCCAATAACATGAATTTCGGCGTGCCTCTTCCAGGCCTGGCTCCACAAACCGCCCACGCCACCCCCGTCCAGTATACCAGCAGCGCCCCAGCCGCCGTTGCCACGCCCGTCCATCCTACTGTCCTGCAAGCCGCCCCACAGGGCATGACTTACTGGAGGGACATCGTCTCTCCACAACAAATGGCTAATTTCGTCGACGTCAACACCGGAGGTTTCTCTTACATAAACGTCCTGGGCAACACGGCCTTCTCCAGGAGCACGCCTTTGGTCCTGTCGCATCCCTTCAAGGGCATCCAGTCCTTTTTCCCCGTAGCGGCTGGCGTCAAGGGCAGCCACGCCTTAATTGCAGCTTAAGTGTTGGCAaaaatgatgcaaaaaaaaaaaaaaaacatcgattaCTGACTGGTTCAGTTTTTATTACAGTTGATGGACTTCTACGTGTGGGATTGAAATGGAATGCCGGCGAAGAGGATTCGCCATTGAAGGTACAAATAAGtggataaataaattaataagtgAGTGAAGAGATTAATAAGTGAATTAATAAATCAGAAAGTGAATGAATAAGtcaacaaatgaatgaataaatcagTAAGTGAATGAATAAATCAATAAGTGAACAAACAACTCAGTAAGTGAAAGAAGAAATCAACAAGTGGATGAATGCATCAATAAATGAACGAATAAATCAGCAAGtgaatgaataaatcaataaataaatccaTTTCAGAAGGTAAAATATAGTCGGTGAAACAGAATTTAATTGATGATACAAATTATATTAAATTCCGATGAAAGAACTTTTGAATTAATTCGATCACAAGATGATGATATCAAGAACTCAACTGCAAATATTAATGTCTTCATAGATATAACTGTACTTTACTGTACTTTaaaatcactataaaaaaaaaagtaaagtaattttTAAAATTACATGTGTTTGTAAATATTTGTACTTAGAAATCAATTACAACACAGTAACTTTGGTAACATCAAAGCAACActgaaatattttctgtataatcaTTCTCACATGTTTCCATTACTGTGTCTGTGAATCCACCTTGTATTGACTGTAAATAAAGCAGTTATTTAAAAGTAAAACAATCTTTTCTTTTGGGATTCTATGCATATCTGCGTAATTTCTATCCCACATAACGTCTTAAATAATATTGCAAGATCAATTAAAATagttaggaatatatataaatacgcacacacatatgtatattatataaatatatatatatatatatatatatagatatagatataaatataatatatatacatatatatacacacacacacacatatatatatatatatatatataaaatatacatatgtatatatatacatatatacataaatgtgtgtgtgaacgtatatgtatattcatgtgtgtgtattcCCCGTAGCAAATATCTAATACGCGAGTATATTTGTTCATAATACTCTCAAGTCTTCTGAATACGAGTGCTGTATGTTAATGGCATTTTGTAAAGAAATAGAAAGGTCATATAAATAAATACCATATGTaaggtatacatatgtatttgtatatgtttttCCAATGCACAAATACCCCAAATTAAACTAATTTGAAATTAAAAGAACCAAGATAAAAATCCAGATTTTGAATTTAGAAAAAAGTG comes from Palaemon carinicauda isolate YSFRI2023 chromosome 19, ASM3689809v2, whole genome shotgun sequence and encodes:
- the LOC137658384 gene encoding uncharacterized protein, which translates into the protein MKFVVVLVALAAICYADDDDDSDEVMTFSEVRMTPLIPQVRSLSNPIPSHVPLVQTLPAATLKTAANTIVHGQSSVPAVMRIPTPGIKFDIPATQGIALPVERTIHAPATIQAPAPTVKVETPVPTLRTGVSIVHSQSSSPAVTKISKPDVKFQVPAAPESSLFQHFRALPLPYYSNNMNFGVPLPGLAPQTAHATPVQYTSSAPAAVATPVHPTVLQAAPQGMTYWRDIVSPQQMANFVDVNTGGFSYINVLGNTAFSRSTPLVLSHPFKGIQSFFPVAAGVKGSHALIAA